A stretch of DNA from Planctomycetota bacterium:
CCTTGTCCCGTGCCACGCATCCGCAGACGGCCACGCCGTAATCCAGCCATTCCATCTTTTTGGCTTCCGATGCAGGGATGCCGGCACAGGCATTAAGATGAAGTTTTCCCGCACCTTCATCCACGAGGAAATTGAAGAATGCCTGGCAGTCAAGGTGTTCCATCACCTTGCGGCATATTGAACTCGCCGCTTTTTGCGGGTCGGTTGACCTTAACAATTCATTGGCAATCCATGACAAAAGCACGAACCTTTCCACGCTGTTTTTGAGCTCGTTTTCCGCCCTTCCGCGTTTCAATGTCAGTGCCACCAGATTAATGAATGATTCTATTACCTTGAGATTCTTTAGGTCTTCTGACCTGTCGGCAATAATCGCTACCGTGCCCATTAAGACGTTGTTTATAGCAAACGGCATTATGTAGGCAGTTCCTAAATTGAGTTCGGATTCCGCCTGCCTGCACAGAGCCTGGGGCAGTTGCCTGAAGGTTAGCTCCTGCAAGCCGCCTTCGACCACGGTAATGCGCCCGGCACTCATCTGCTTTTTAGCATTGTCGTCAAATACGAATTCCATTCCGATGGGGTTCCTGCCCAACAAAGCAGGTATCTTTTTCAGTTTGTCAGCCGGCCCGGCCAAAGCCCGGATGAAAACCCGGTTGGTTTCTGCATAGTATTCATTGATACTAATTACGGCGCTACCGGCTATGTTATGTAATTGCCGTGCGGCATACTGAAACAATTCTCCGGAAGTCATCTGTTCCAGGAAACTTACTGCGGAAGCGGTTAGGAATTCCTGGTTTTTTGTGTATTCGGCCAGCCTTTGCACCGTATGCTTCCATTCGGTAATATCCCGCCCATACACGTTAACATAGCCTTCAGCAATGACGGGCGCCAGCACGAGAGAGAAGAACCTGCCATGGATATTAGTTTCAATCTCACTGGGTACTCCCGATTTAAGCGATTCAGCAACCCATCTGCGCCACTGTTCTGATACGGGTTTACCTGCCCGGTAGTTCAATTGAGTGGTTATGGGCCGAGCCGCCTTGTTAAAATATAAAAGAGTTCCGTTTGAAGCGATACGCATTACCACATTGGGGTTTTCGGCAGGGAATTTGGAAAGGCTTAGTATTTCATGTTCGGCTTTTTTCCGTTCGGTGATGTCGCTATGCATGGCGAGATTTCCGGTGTGTTTCCCTGCGCTGTCAAACAACGGGGAAACGCTGCCAAGCGTCCATAAAACCGAGCCGTCTTTCCTGCGGAATTTATATTCGCCCTGGAAGCTTTTCCCGTGCTTTAGTGTGTTTAAGGCTTTGACAACCAAAGGCTTTTGGCCTTCATCCATAAAATCCAGGCTTTTTTTACCTATCAGTTCTTCTCTTGGATAACCCAGCATATCCGCCATCTTCTGGTTGACGAATACAAAACCGCCTTCAGGTTTCCCGATTGCGATTCCATCATTTGCCGTCTCAACAATCGTGCGGTGTTTTTCTTCGGAGACCTTCAGATTCTCCTCGGCTTTTTTCCGTTCGGTGATGTCCCTGTGCACTGAAACAATGGAGCTAATCAACCCATTCTCATCCTTTAATACCCTGGTAAATGATTCCACGTTGATGGGCGTGCCGTTTTTATGATGTTCAACCAGTTCGCCGCGATATTGTCCGGTTTTAAATAGCAACCTGATTGCCTTTTCCCGGGTCGTTCCGACAAACTCAGTCTGCAGAAGGTCGGATAACCGTTTACCCAGGATTTCATCAGCCTTCCAGCCATATAACGATTCTGCCACCTTATTCCATGAAGTGATATTAAATTGCTTATCCATTGATATGATTACATCGTTTACATTTGCCAAGAGATACGCCTGATAAAGTATCTGTTGTTGCGCCTTCTTGCGTTCGGTGATATCCTGGAATGTCACGGCAAAGTATCCCCTGTGCGGGCTGAAGGCGGAAATCGAATACCATTTTTGGAGTGCTTGCGCATAACTCTCAAACCGGATTGGTTTCCCTGTCATCGCAACACGCCCGTATTTGCCAATCCAATCGGTCGGGTCTTTTTCTATGCCCGGTATGATCTTAGTAACCGTCTTGCCGATGATGTTTTCCTTTTTAAGCCCGGTAAGGTTCTCAAATGCCTTGTTCGCTTCATGGAAAATATAATCGCAGGGCTTTCCCTTCTCATCCAGGACTATCCGGTGGTAGGCGAATCCTTCCGACATATTGCTGAAAAGGAAGCGCAGTTTACCTTCGCTCCGTTTCAATTCATCCTTGATTGTCCGCGCTTCCGAGCCTTCAATGATTTCCCATTTACCTGCATTGCGAACCAGCGCGAAACGGTGTTTTTTTACGAGTTCCATCAGTTTTAAGGCATTGAACCTGTCACGCTGATATATAAAGGCGGCAATTATATTATACCTGCCAATAGCGTCAACAGCAAAGTCTGGGGAAACTCCGCAGGCAAGCCTTAACCCGTCAAAGCCCCTGGAAACAGCCTTATCAATCTGTGCAACAAGAAACCGGTTATCTTTGCCATTAGCAACCCGCCACTTGTCGTTTGGGATTATCTTTATCTGCCCGCTCTTTAAATATTTGTTGAAATAAGGCACGGCTTTAGCAAAAGTTCTCTTCGCGGACGCGGCATCAAGCGGAGCGGAGGTTACCCATAGGCAGAATTCATTGTTCTCCAATCCTGCTTTGAAATAGGGTATGAGAATCTCAACGAGGTCATCCTTTGACTGGTAAAACTGGCAGAAATGGCTGCCCCAGGCAATGTCGCCGATTAATGGGATGCCTGATTTACGTTTGTCAAATTGCATACTTCAAACTTTACCGCAAAGGCGCAAAGAAACCAAGAATGGCAAATTTCTGACTTAAAATTTCCAATCCGAAATTCCCTTTGCGTCTCTGCGGTGAATACATTAAGTCGTTTGCACGCAAGTGGAAACGGGCATATTGACAACTTGCCATTTGCCCTGGCTCATGGCAAGGGCAAACTCATGGTTTTTGACAACATCCATAATTTCCGGCACGCCGCATTTCTCAAGCGAGTAAGTGCACAAAACCAATAAATTCGTGCCGCCGATTACCTTGTTAATTTCCGCTTCGTAAGCGGCAAAATCATCCCAATCCTTTTTGTTATCTATCCAATAGGGATTACCGCTTACCCGCATACCGTCAAAGCCTCTCGACAAAGCTTCGTTGTGTTTTTCCATCCACATATTAAGCGTGCGATTAAGGTCAAAGCTTCCGCCTTTCAAATACCAATCCGTATAAGGGAATATTTCTATCTGGTGTTTTTCCAGATACTTTGGGAAATTAGGCACGTCCTTTTTCATGGCGTTAAGAACGTCTTCCTTGGTAAGGAAATCAGAAGTTACCCAGACACAGAACTCGTTGTTTTCCAGCCCGGCTCTGAAGTATGGAATAAGCACGTCAAGCATATCTTTCTTGGTCTGGTAGAACTGGCAGAAATGACTGCCCCATGGCAGGCTGCCGATTAAAGCAATTCCCGAATCGCGTTTTGTTTCCATAATATCTGCTCCTTCCTGTCCGGCTGATGTTGGTCAGGCGGATTATAACGAATCCAAATTTTCCCTATCCAAAAACCCTTTTTGGCAAAGCAATGATGCCAACCTTTATAGCGCAGAAATTATACTCTTTAGTGCTTGAATATGCAAGTAAAAAATTAATTGTCCCCGTTCATGAACCCCAATCGGCAAGAGAAAACGCTTTAAAGTGTAAGATAAAGTGGAGGGAAAACTGCCGGGCATTACTGCTCGGTAGTGCGCAGATTATGGATTAGACGGCTCCAGTTCTATGTTTATTTCCGCCGGGTAAAGCGTCCAGATGGCACCGGTGAAATGGTCGACCAGGGCGGAAACCATTCCGATAGTCGTTCCCACGCAATGGATAGGCAGGAGCACTCCGTCAATAATCATGGCATTATTGGGACCCCGGCGTATGCCGCGCGTTACCGGATAATAACCTTTTTTGTCCACTTTAAGGTGATACTCATAACGCCTTTCGAGCGTTACCTTAGCCGGAGTGGTGACGACCATGGATACTTTCTTCCCGCAAGTTTCTTCTATGACAACCGTCGCGCCTTCAGGCTTGGTGTTGATTTTAATCCTCTGCGTGGTTCCGCTTATCGCCGTGGCGCAGCCGGTACATAGTAATAACCAAGCACTAAGAAACAATAACCAAACATTTGGGATTTGTATTTTGTGATTTGGAATCTGTTTGTTATTTGTATCTTGGAATTTGGTCATTATTTTACTTTTCCTTGTTAACCTCTTCTGCAACTTTTAACTCGATATTTATTTCCGAAGGGGAAAGCGTCCAGATAGCGCCGGTAAAGTGGTCGGCTCCACCCAGGACCAAACCCATCAAAGTTCCCCACCAGTGGATGGGCAATATCACGAGGTCGCCGGCAACGGCCTTGTTGGGTTTCCTACCGATGCCGCGCCTTGCCGGATAATATCCTTTTTTATCCACCGTGACGTGGTAAGAATATTTCCGCGGGAGCTGGACTTCGGCAGGCGTGGTCAGGGTCATGGACACTTTTCTGTCCCAGGTTTCTTCTATGACCACGGTAGCGCCCTGAGGCTGGGTATTGATTTTAATTCTCTGCTTGGTCCCGCTTACCATCGTAGCGCACCCGGCGGATAAAACGCTTAAGAAAACCAAGCTTGCCAACAACACCTTAGGCATCATGGTGTTATAATTTAGCGAATCGCTTTATTTTGTCAAGTTAATATTCCCTGTAAACTGTTTCCTCATCTATCTAATGTTCATGGCCGTTTTCCTCTGATTCACCGTGATGAAAGCTTTTACTTGTTATATCCATATGGATTCTCTCCACAAAATGCACGAAATCCACATAGGCTTCCACGAATTCCCTGCCCTCTTCAACGCTTTTGTCAGCATTCTTTTTGGATTCTATCACTTTATCAAAACGGAGCTTAACACCCTGCTCCAAATGTTTGTTTAGCGCTTTGATAAGCCCATCAGCCGAACCTTGTTCTATGGATTTATCAGCCAGCTCGACGGCCGGCTCGATTTCTGCTCCGACCGGTTTTAATCCCGTATAAGGCGCGCCTTCTCCGGCCCGGTGAATACGAACCAATGTCTCAAAGAAATACATATCGGCAAGTTCTTTTGCCTCCGGCCCTTTACCGCGCACCGCTAAAGTCTTCTTGAATATGGCGCGAATTTCATCCTCGTATTCCTTTTTCACCCATTTAAGAACCGGCGTAACATCGCCTTTTTCCAGCGCCGATTTGGCGGTTATCACTACCGGGCCATCCATTGTATCGCAATGCGCGTTGACAAAAATCGGCCTCACAAACCAGACACCGCTTATAATAATCACCGCCGCGGTTATCCCTATAAACCATATTTTCCTTTTCATGTTTTTCTCTTTTCGTTAATAATTATTTCTGCTCTTTTATCATTATTAATAACATTTTGAACTTATTTATTGCTTTCAACGCGTGGGGTTTATTGGCGGGCATTATTATCATCTCGCCTGATTTAAGGCGGTGGGGCTTTCCCGCAATATGAATGAGCGCTTCGCCATCCATGATATAAACCATAGCGTCAAACGGGGCGACGTGCTCGCTTAAACCCTGCCCTTTGCCAAAGGCAAAGGCCGTTACGGTGCCGGTCTTCTTGTTGATAAGGGTTTTGCTTACGATAGACCCTTGTTGATAGCCAACAATCCCTTTTACTTTTAACATTTCAGCTTTTAATTCCTTGATCATATCAACCCCTTTCTTTCAATTCGTTTTTGACTCGCCCAGGATATCGCCCTGGATACCGATAGTTATTTCCTTTGCCGGTATTTTCCTGCCGGAGGCTTCAAGTGCTTTCTGGGCAAGATAAACCAGTCCCGAACAGCAGGGCACCTCCATATGCAAGACCGTGATTGATTTTACACCGGACACCTTAAACATCTCGGTAAGCTTTTCAAGATAAGGCTCCGTATTATCAAGTTTCGGGCAGGCAATGACTAATGCCTTATCCCGTAAGAAATGCGCGTGGAAATTACCCCCTACCTTCGGTAGGGGACTCCCATTTAATCGAGAGCCCCCGAAGTGCAACGGAGCGGGGCCGTAGGCGTAAGCGGTGCAATCCGCGGCAATGACCAAATCGCGCCCCTTTAAGAACGGGGCATTTGGCGGAACCAGGTGCAGTTGTACCGGCCATTGGGTCAGCTGTGATTCGACCTTTGCAGATTTCGCTTCTTTTCCCGCTTTAAGCTTGGCAGAAAAACTGCGCATTGCCGTCCCTGGGTAACCGCTCCGATGCTCCGATGCGGAACGCCCCGCATTCCCGCCGAGGCGGTACATCGGGACGCAAGGCAGGCGTTCTTCTTTATGTTCTTCCCAAACAGGAACACTTATTTTATTTTCCTTGAGATAACCCAACGCCTGTTTCAGTAATTCATCCTGATTATGCTCTTTAAGATGTTTCAAGTGGGCCTTGATGGTGTTTTCACCTGCCTTAACGATATTCGCCATGACTTTTCTTTCATCATAAGGCTCGGCTTCGCGTTCTTCCGTGGAAATAGCGCCTTCGGGGCAATGGCCGATGCAGGCGCCGAGCCCATCGCAGAACAAATCGCTCATGAGGCGCGCCTTGCCGTCGATTATCTGCAAAGCGCCTTCGGGGCAGTTTGGGATGCACTCACCACAGCCGGTGCATTTATCTTCATTAATATGGATAATCTGCCTCTTCATTACTGTTTTCATATTCTCCTCCTTTTCCCCCTGAACACTTTTCGATTCGGGGTTTTCATTATTAATCTCTCTCCCGATACAATATTTCGCTGAAGAACACCATTCGGCGCAGCCGAGGTCAAGGCGCGGGTTGCGGAAACGATGCCCGCATTTGCCGCAACGGCGGTCAATATCGTCTTTCCAGAATTCGACCTTCGCTCCGCACTTAGGGCAATCGATATCGAAGATATCTTCCGGCTTCCAAAACCTCTTATCCTGTCCTGGACACTGTGCCATAATCAAAATACCTTTCTAAGTTTCAGGTTTAAAGTTATAAGTCAAACTCTCTTTGTCCCTTTCCGCCAATAGTATAACATATTATGTAAAAATAGACATTGACTTAAGTCAAAAGACAGGAAAAATTATTGTATGATAACTTATTCTGTAAACTGGCCTTTAAGGTGCGACCAGCTTAAAGCGGAAGGTTTCTGGCTGGCATACGCCTGCCAATCCTCATAGGAGATAAACGGCTTGGTCCGCTCGATTGTATAAGTGCTCGTTTTCAATACGCCGGGCAGCTTATCAATCACTTCCGTAACATACTTCCTGAAAACATCCTCGCTCTGTGCCAAGAGGGAAAAGAGCAGGCTTTCATCCATATGATAGAAAGTAAAAGCGAAATAAACCTTGCGCAACCCTTCGGGCAGATTCGGGTCAATCAGCTTTTTATATACCTCGCTTAAGGAAACCGGTTCCGCTTTGAGTATCACGGTAAACCTCTTCAAATCCTGCGTGTCGTGGGGCAAGGGATAAAACTTAGGAGCATATAAATGATGTAAGGCAAAACCATCCACGCCTTTTATTTTACTGATATGATTGACAATTAAATCCTTTAAACCTGCTTGGTCTTCGAAATCCACCAGGAGGCTGGTTTCGTTATGGTAGCCTAACCGTTTGGTCAGGTAAAGCAGGTGGCATTTATTGCCCATCTGGGACTGGATTTCGTCTTTTTGGCGGACCAGTTCGTCCCAAACATGGTTTATCTCATGCTGCGAATGGATTCTGATAATGACTATCATATAATTTCCTTACTGGTTTTAGTGTAGCTTAAATAACGCAATGTATCAAGAATTTTATAACACCTCTTGGATTTTTAGTTGACAAACCGGCGGCAGTTATTAAAATACTATCTATCTAAAACAAACAGTAAAAGGAGAAAGCATGAAACCTTATTCAACAACCCTGATAGCAGTTATACTTCTCGCGGTGATAAGCTTAATCAGCACTGGAGCTAACGGATGTTTTGGCAATAGCAGCAGCGACAAAGATACCAAGGCTGGAAGCAGCCCCGGCGCGGCGCCGACGGCCAGTGCAATCAGCCCGGCTTCCGGCTATAACGATTTGAATACCACTGTCATGATTACCGGCACGAACTTCGCCAATGGCGCAACGGTTAAGGTCGGGGGCGTTTACGCATCCAATGTCACGGTGATTTCATCAACTTGCATCACCGCAACTATAAATTACGGATTAACCGGGGGAACCGTTTACAATGTTCTTATTACTAATTCGGATTCACAGTCCGCCACGCTCGCCAATGCCTTTACGGCAATGGCTCCGCCAACCGAATGGACTAAAGATGCCGACCTTATCTGGAATTGCGCCGCCGTATCCGAAGCCCTGACATCTAGCTGCACTATTTTGATTACCGACACCAATAAATACCGGATATATTTTACGGCGCCGGGCGGGCTCTGGAGCAGCCTCTCGGACGACGGGGCTAATTGGGAAACGCCGGTATTTACAAATATCAACGACGTGGGCGCGACGAACCCCGCGGTCATCAGGCTGAAAAACGGGACATACCTCATGATTTACGGAATCCAAACGGCTATGCCCACCACGGAAAGATTATACCGGGC
This window harbors:
- a CDS encoding cupin domain-containing protein — translated: MIKELKAEMLKVKGIVGYQQGSIVSKTLINKKTGTVTAFAFGKGQGLSEHVAPFDAMVYIMDGEALIHIAGKPHRLKSGEMIIMPANKPHALKAINKFKMLLIMIKEQK
- a CDS encoding PAS domain S-box protein — encoded protein: MQFDKRKSGIPLIGDIAWGSHFCQFYQSKDDLVEILIPYFKAGLENNEFCLWVTSAPLDAASAKRTFAKAVPYFNKYLKSGQIKIIPNDKWRVANGKDNRFLVAQIDKAVSRGFDGLRLACGVSPDFAVDAIGRYNIIAAFIYQRDRFNALKLMELVKKHRFALVRNAGKWEIIEGSEARTIKDELKRSEGKLRFLFSNMSEGFAYHRIVLDEKGKPCDYIFHEANKAFENLTGLKKENIIGKTVTKIIPGIEKDPTDWIGKYGRVAMTGKPIRFESYAQALQKWYSISAFSPHRGYFAVTFQDITERKKAQQQILYQAYLLANVNDVIISMDKQFNITSWNKVAESLYGWKADEILGKRLSDLLQTEFVGTTREKAIRLLFKTGQYRGELVEHHKNGTPINVESFTRVLKDENGLISSIVSVHRDITERKKAEENLKVSEEKHRTIVETANDGIAIGKPEGGFVFVNQKMADMLGYPREELIGKKSLDFMDEGQKPLVVKALNTLKHGKSFQGEYKFRRKDGSVLWTLGSVSPLFDSAGKHTGNLAMHSDITERKKAEHEILSLSKFPAENPNVVMRIASNGTLLYFNKAARPITTQLNYRAGKPVSEQWRRWVAESLKSGVPSEIETNIHGRFFSLVLAPVIAEGYVNVYGRDITEWKHTVQRLAEYTKNQEFLTASAVSFLEQMTSGELFQYAARQLHNIAGSAVISINEYYAETNRVFIRALAGPADKLKKIPALLGRNPIGMEFVFDDNAKKQMSAGRITVVEGGLQELTFRQLPQALCRQAESELNLGTAYIMPFAINNVLMGTVAIIADRSEDLKNLKVIESFINLVALTLKRGRAENELKNSVERFVLLSWIANELLRSTDPQKAASSICRKVMEHLDCQAFFNFLVDEGAGKLHLNACAGIPASEAKKMEWLDYGVAVCGCVARDKARIVAEHIQTTPDERTKLVKSYGIQAYACHPLMKGNKVIGTLSFGTNNRPAFSDEELSLMKAVADQVAVAMLRMKDEKALLRAKQEWERTFDSVPDLIAIIDNNHRIVRANRAMVKKLGFTPKDIVGKTCYKCMHGSKEPPSCCPHTLTVADGQEHTVEVHEEKLKCDLLVSTTPLKDEQGKQIGSVHVARDITMRKRAEEELRQSEDRLKRSQEIAHLGSWELDLVNKRLTWSDEVYRIFGLTPQEFPATYEAFLERVYPEDRKAVDDAYSSSIREGRNTYEIEHRVVRKSTGEIRFVHEKCRHARDSSGKIIRSVGMVQDITERKEMEDEIRRSNESLEQFAYVASHDLQEPLRVMSNYSQLLEKRYKNKLDKDADDFIEFIVDGAVRMQKLITDLLEYSRVGRRETIARKVDSNEIVDKVIKNLSETIKSAGAAVNRGDLPVVNIHESSFIQLFHNLIGNSLKFRNKESPKISINAEKCDTEWVFCVKDNGIGMEPQYKDKVFQIFQRLHSRQEYPGTGIGLAICKKIVENHGGKIWVESEVGKGATFYFTIPIGIITNNQDKRNNQDTRNNNQRREITNNQETSTK
- a CDS encoding MEDS domain-containing protein, whose protein sequence is METKRDSGIALIGSLPWGSHFCQFYQTKKDMLDVLIPYFRAGLENNEFCVWVTSDFLTKEDVLNAMKKDVPNFPKYLEKHQIEIFPYTDWYLKGGSFDLNRTLNMWMEKHNEALSRGFDGMRVSGNPYWIDNKKDWDDFAAYEAEINKVIGGTNLLVLCTYSLEKCGVPEIMDVVKNHEFALAMSQGKWQVVNMPVSTCVQTT
- a CDS encoding PEGA domain-containing protein: MTKFQDTNNKQIPNHKIQIPNVWLLFLSAWLLLCTGCATAISGTTQRIKINTKPEGATVVIEETCGKKVSMVVTTPAKVTLERRYEYHLKVDKKGYYPVTRGIRRGPNNAMIIDGVLLPIHCVGTTIGMVSALVDHFTGAIWTLYPAEINIELEPSNP
- a CDS encoding IPT/TIG domain-containing protein gives rise to the protein MKPYSTTLIAVILLAVISLISTGANGCFGNSSSDKDTKAGSSPGAAPTASAISPASGYNDLNTTVMITGTNFANGATVKVGGVYASNVTVISSTCITATINYGLTGGTVYNVLITNSDSQSATLANAFTAMAPPTEWTKDADLIWNCAAVSEALTSSCTILITDTNKYRIYFTAPGGLWSSLSDDGANWETPVFTNINDVGATNPAVIRLKNGTYLMIYGIQTAMPTTERLYRAISNDGITFAKQGVALVADAGEDDFVSVPDLIYITDTRLRMYFVADPVDSNVHTAYSDNNGINWTREGAISITGGPTGGQTNDPDIIELADGTYQFFFTTPPAGQAIGDLRIRSAVSTDGRNFTLESGSRVTPAGAVTAIMDPDCILIKGTVDQYRIYYGANKGVNPDDLRSITLP
- a CDS encoding 4Fe-4S binding protein, which translates into the protein MKRQIIHINEDKCTGCGECIPNCPEGALQIIDGKARLMSDLFCDGLGACIGHCPEGAISTEEREAEPYDERKVMANIVKAGENTIKAHLKHLKEHNQDELLKQALGYLKENKISVPVWEEHKEERLPCVPMYRLGGNAGRSASEHRSGYPGTAMRSFSAKLKAGKEAKSAKVESQLTQWPVQLHLVPPNAPFLKGRDLVIAADCTAYAYGPAPLHFGGSRLNGSPLPKVGGNFHAHFLRDKALVIACPKLDNTEPYLEKLTEMFKVSGVKSITVLHMEVPCCSGLVYLAQKALEASGRKIPAKEITIGIQGDILGESKTN
- a CDS encoding PEGA domain-containing protein: MMPKVLLASLVFLSVLSAGCATMVSGTKQRIKINTQPQGATVVIEETWDRKVSMTLTTPAEVQLPRKYSYHVTVDKKGYYPARRGIGRKPNKAVAGDLVILPIHWWGTLMGLVLGGADHFTGAIWTLSPSEINIELKVAEEVNKEK